In one Bacillus sp. Marseille-P3661 genomic region, the following are encoded:
- a CDS encoding CBO0543 family protein → MYPTFTILYNQITYNKKPFETFYKLFYFTIPLLVIELWAEKKTSLIRWSKKWKWYHTFLSVSFKSLITRMFIELIRKIDAK, encoded by the coding sequence ATATATCCCACATTTACTATTCTTTATAATCAAATAACATATAATAAAAAACCTTTCGAAACTTTTTATAAGCTCTTTTATTTTACAATCCCATTGTTAGTAATCGAATTGTGGGCAGAAAAAAAGACAAGTTTAATTAGATGGAGTAAAAAGTGGAAATGGTATCATACATTTTTATCAGTTAGTTTCAAGTCACTAATAACAAGAATGTTCATTGAATTGATAAGGAAAATTGATGCAAAGTAA
- a CDS encoding polysaccharide deacetylase family protein yields the protein MKHRYFCRLLLVFMLVYFNPICSLTSAQYSYPLQAKYPDIMIYKAQTNQKVIALTFDDGPDQRFTPQILDVLNNYNVKATFFLLGTRAHTYPDITQRIFNEGHVIGNHTYWHPQLTKTGLSNMIWEINKNEQELKSIINMETSLFRAPYGALTEQQVQQLGKMGYRGIGWSVDSEDWKSLSSEKIKAKILNAVHPGAIILMHSAGHWTQDLSGTVQALNELIPYLQKKGYEFVTVPDLWAIEHADE from the coding sequence ATGAAACATCGTTATTTTTGTAGACTTTTACTAGTCTTCATGCTCGTTTATTTCAATCCGATTTGTTCCCTTACTTCAGCACAATATTCTTATCCATTACAAGCCAAATATCCAGATATCATGATTTATAAAGCTCAAACTAACCAAAAAGTAATCGCCCTAACCTTTGATGATGGACCGGACCAACGCTTTACCCCGCAAATATTGGACGTGTTAAATAACTATAATGTAAAGGCAACTTTTTTCCTGCTGGGTACTCGTGCACATACATACCCAGACATAACACAAAGAATTTTTAACGAAGGTCATGTTATCGGAAACCACACGTATTGGCACCCACAACTTACAAAAACTGGTTTAAGCAATATGATATGGGAAATTAATAAAAATGAACAAGAATTGAAATCAATTATTAACATGGAAACTAGCTTATTCCGTGCTCCTTATGGTGCATTAACCGAACAACAAGTCCAACAATTAGGGAAAATGGGTTATCGTGGTATAGGTTGGTCAGTTGACTCGGAAGATTGGAAAAGTTTATCTTCTGAAAAAATAAAAGCTAAAATACTAAACGCTGTCCATCCTGGAGCAATCATTTTAATGCACAGTGCAGGACATTGGACGCAAGATCTTTCTGGAACAGTACAAGCTCTAAATGAACTAATTCCCTATCTTCAAAAAAAAGGCTATGAATTCGTAACTGTTCCTGATCTTTGGGCTATAGAACATGCCGATGAATAA
- a CDS encoding DNA alkylation repair protein gives MNYEEIMKKLEELGTDQTKQTFIRHGAKEPLYGVKVGDLKKLVKYVKKEHMLALQLYDSGNHDAMYLAGLSINPKSMTKDILEQWVEKAYWYMLAEYTVANVTAESDFALELARRWMHSSTEMVATCGWSTYANYLSITPDVKLDLNEIKQLLNKIATSIHDEKNRVRYVMNSFVIAVGAFVSPLHEEAKKVAEQIGKVHVDVGQTACKVPLATDYIQKVENRGKIGAKKKTCIC, from the coding sequence ATGAATTATGAAGAAATAATGAAAAAGCTTGAAGAGTTGGGGACAGATCAAACGAAACAAACCTTTATACGACATGGTGCTAAAGAACCTTTGTATGGTGTTAAAGTAGGTGACTTGAAAAAGCTGGTTAAGTATGTCAAAAAAGAACATATGTTAGCTCTGCAATTATACGATTCGGGCAACCATGATGCGATGTATTTGGCTGGATTGTCTATAAATCCAAAATCTATGACAAAGGACATATTGGAACAATGGGTTGAAAAAGCATATTGGTATATGCTCGCAGAATATACTGTTGCTAATGTAACAGCAGAAAGTGACTTTGCTCTTGAGTTAGCGAGAAGATGGATGCATTCAAGCACCGAGATGGTGGCTACTTGCGGCTGGAGTACATATGCTAATTATTTATCGATCACACCAGATGTAAAGCTCGATTTAAATGAAATCAAACAATTGTTAAATAAGATTGCGACCTCCATTCATGATGAAAAAAACCGGGTTAGATATGTGATGAATAGTTTTGTTATAGCTGTTGGAGCATTTGTATCACCACTACATGAAGAAGCGAAGAAAGTAGCTGAACAGATTGGAAAGGTTCATGTAGATGTTGGACAAACTGCGTGCAAAGTTCCTTTAGCTACAGACTATATACAAAAGGTAGAAAATAGAGGGAAGATTGGTGCAAAAAAGAAAACATGTATTTGTTAA
- a CDS encoding SRPBCC family protein, giving the protein MGSNTVQDIKHSIIIETSIQKVWNTTSTSEGITSWFMPNNLEPTVGHEFHLQSPFGPSPCKVLEVDAPHKLSFSWDTDGWVVSFILKELDDKTEFTLIHGGWKDDEIVPKAGEKSSVIRERMNQGWAGIIQKLKNVVEE; this is encoded by the coding sequence ATGGGATCAAATACTGTACAGGATATTAAACATTCTATTATTATCGAAACGTCAATTCAAAAAGTTTGGAATACAACCTCCACCTCCGAAGGCATTACTTCTTGGTTTATGCCGAACAACTTGGAGCCTACTGTTGGACACGAATTTCATTTACAGTCCCCTTTTGGACCATCGCCATGTAAAGTACTAGAAGTTGATGCGCCACATAAGCTTTCTTTTTCATGGGATACTGATGGCTGGGTAGTATCATTTATTTTAAAAGAGCTTGATGATAAAACTGAATTTACACTTATCCATGGCGGTTGGAAAGATGATGAAATTGTACCGAAAGCTGGAGAAAAAAGTTCTGTTATTCGTGAGCGCATGAATCAAGGTTGGGCTGGCATCATCCAAAAGCTAAAGAATGTAGTCGAGGAATAA